Proteins encoded together in one Olsenella timonensis window:
- a CDS encoding SMI1/KNR4 family protein — MESDFAAWVEREFRHPVPGEYRDFLFRDAASAHVEPVAPSRAYLVTADGDEYEVSEWFSAERIPDIYSCCRAEGLIAEQLLPIFDSCGCVAALDCDERSSTYGSVLLQTPEGHYDEARQENVYEEPVLLARSFSDVLAALGETQQGEAPDLLLLGSDRTLGPSDLASFERELDVELPADYREFLLAHNGGTPARFLCTPTFMEVDPATREGHRQSVPIDHFLSLGEISELLVDNEDEPTFGPGRVPVACDQCGNLILLDVACGSGASIEGVQGVQFANHEVRGADGLFALSPLASSFVEFVRSLAPYGEDS; from the coding sequence ATGGAGAGCGACTTTGCGGCCTGGGTCGAGCGGGAGTTCCGTCACCCCGTGCCCGGCGAGTACCGGGACTTCCTCTTTCGGGACGCGGCATCCGCGCATGTCGAGCCCGTCGCGCCCTCGCGGGCGTATCTCGTCACGGCCGACGGCGACGAGTACGAGGTCTCCGAGTGGTTTTCCGCCGAGCGCATACCCGACATCTACTCATGCTGCCGCGCGGAGGGGCTGATAGCGGAGCAGCTGCTTCCGATCTTCGACAGCTGCGGCTGCGTCGCGGCGCTCGACTGCGATGAGCGCTCGAGCACCTACGGCAGCGTTCTTCTGCAGACTCCCGAGGGCCACTATGACGAGGCTCGTCAGGAGAACGTCTACGAGGAGCCGGTCCTTCTCGCTCGGAGCTTCTCAGACGTGCTGGCCGCCCTGGGAGAGACCCAGCAGGGCGAGGCCCCCGACCTCCTGCTCCTGGGTTCCGACCGGACGCTCGGCCCCTCGGACCTGGCGTCCTTTGAGCGCGAGCTGGACGTCGAGCTGCCGGCGGACTATCGCGAGTTTCTGCTGGCCCACAACGGCGGGACGCCGGCGCGGTTTCTCTGCACTCCCACGTTCATGGAGGTCGACCCCGCTACAAGGGAGGGGCACCGCCAGTCGGTGCCCATCGACCACTTTCTCTCGCTGGGGGAGATCTCCGAGCTGCTCGTAGACAACGAGGACGAGCCGACGTTCGGGCCGGGCCGCGTGCCTGTCGCGTGCGACCAGTGCGGCAACCTGATCCTGCTGGACGTTGCTTGCGGCTCGGGCGCATCCATCGAGGGCGTTCAGGGCGTTCAATTTGCCAACCACGAGGTGCGCGGCGCGGACGGTCTCTTTGCCCTCTCGCCGCTCGCCTCGTCCTTCGTCGAGTTCGTTCGTTCCCTCGCCCCATATGGCGAGGACTCGTAA